A region from the Spirochaeta thermophila DSM 6192 genome encodes:
- a CDS encoding carbohydrate binding domain-containing protein, which translates to MKRFMGFRWLLIVLLLGGCASQQVTMAETPASPQQMVIVSNDFEDQKPGDWMARGDGTRIAISDAAAHSGKYSLYVSNRSANWHGTQIDLLKKLQPGKKYSFSVWVYHTSASAKKLIITMERIYNGEKGWDRIAEVSVAPNTWVELKGEYQVQSAKVEELVFYVEAESSSLSYYVDDVTISQVK; encoded by the coding sequence ATGAAACGTTTCATGGGATTCCGCTGGCTCCTTATCGTGCTCCTTCTCGGAGGGTGCGCTTCTCAGCAGGTGACGATGGCTGAGACACCGGCCTCCCCCCAACAGATGGTGATCGTCTCGAACGATTTCGAGGACCAGAAACCCGGAGACTGGATGGCGCGAGGAGATGGGACCAGGATAGCGATCTCGGACGCTGCGGCCCACTCCGGGAAGTACAGCCTCTATGTCTCCAACCGGAGCGCCAACTGGCACGGCACGCAGATCGACCTTCTCAAGAAGCTCCAGCCCGGTAAGAAGTACAGCTTCTCCGTGTGGGTGTACCACACCTCCGCGTCTGCCAAGAAGCTCATCATCACCATGGAGCGCATCTACAACGGGGAGAAGGGATGGGACCGTATCGCCGAGGTCTCGGTGGCGCCGAATACCTGGGTGGAGCTCAAGGGAGAGTACCAGGTTCAGTCGGCAAAGGTGGAAGAACTCGTCTTCTATGTGGAGGCGGAGAGCAGTTCCCTCTCCTACTATGTCGATGATGTCACCATATCTCAGGTGAAGTAG
- a CDS encoding carbohydrate binding domain-containing protein, giving the protein MKRALSVLGIILGVMVVLFLAGCEEAGAGGGAEPTPTPTPLSGISWDFEDGTTQGWQGNGGATVEASTEQAAGGTTYSLKITTGDAGWKTAWYYDIENYIQADQSYHYAVWVYQETGSDQQFTLTLKSSDGSNEFYNSVFYQQTVPSGAWTLLEADFSLESATKGQPTDLYIESVTPSITFYVDEIDISPVTQ; this is encoded by the coding sequence ATGAAACGTGCGTTGAGCGTGCTCGGGATCATCCTGGGCGTCATGGTGGTCCTCTTCCTCGCAGGCTGTGAGGAAGCAGGTGCAGGAGGAGGGGCTGAGCCCACGCCCACGCCTACTCCACTGTCCGGTATTTCATGGGACTTTGAGGATGGCACTACTCAGGGATGGCAAGGGAATGGTGGTGCTACCGTGGAAGCATCCACTGAGCAGGCAGCTGGGGGAACCACCTATTCCCTGAAAATTACGACCGGAGATGCAGGATGGAAGACTGCGTGGTACTATGACATCGAGAACTATATCCAGGCTGATCAGTCCTACCACTACGCAGTGTGGGTCTATCAGGAGACAGGATCCGACCAACAGTTTACCCTCACGTTGAAGTCCTCTGATGGTTCGAATGAGTTTTATAACTCGGTCTTCTATCAGCAGACGGTGCCTTCCGGAGCCTGGACACTCCTCGAAGCGGATTTCTCGCTCGAGAGTGCCACGAAGGGACAACCCACCGATTTGTATATTGAATCCGTTACTCCTTCCATCACCTTCTACGTGGACGAAATCGACATCTCTCCCGTGACTCAGTAA
- the aglA gene encoding alpha-glucosidase AglA: MKLTIVGAGSVRYALQLVGDLAKTEELSKKGPVVSLMDINEERLKATEILARRYMEELEVPVKIEATTSLEAAVEGADYVINTALAYPRPEGADGFAAYEKVVEISERHGYYRGIDAQEFNFVSTYTYVFCSYYDLTLALNVARTMEKYAPEGWILQTGNPVFEITQLLTRETPVKTVGFCHGHGGVHEVCEQLGLPYEEVDWQVAGVNHGIWLNRLRHRGEDAYPLLDRWIEEKGPSWESRSPWDVQMSPAVMDMYRFYGMLPIGDTCRNGSWKYNYDLATKKRWYGRFGGIDNEVERPKFHEQLREGKRKMLELAAEVAADPSIRLTERWPRLFSRERRSGEQQIPFVQALECGTPQRLVLNMPNRGVIEGIPDDVVVELPARVDGEGLHPERIEPDLTPRIKKMYLWPRILRMEWALEAYLSRDIRVFEEILVRDPRTRSFEQVQAVLRDIWALPFHEELRQNFPMGGTT, encoded by the coding sequence GTGAAGCTTACGATCGTCGGTGCAGGAAGCGTTCGGTATGCGCTCCAGCTTGTAGGAGATCTGGCGAAGACCGAGGAGCTTTCGAAAAAGGGTCCTGTGGTGAGCCTCATGGACATAAACGAGGAACGGCTCAAGGCCACCGAGATCCTCGCCCGCAGGTACATGGAAGAGCTTGAGGTCCCGGTGAAGATCGAGGCCACCACTTCGCTCGAAGCGGCGGTGGAAGGCGCGGACTATGTGATCAACACGGCCCTCGCCTATCCCCGTCCCGAGGGGGCCGATGGGTTCGCCGCCTACGAGAAGGTGGTGGAGATCTCCGAGCGACACGGCTACTACCGGGGGATCGACGCACAGGAGTTCAACTTCGTCTCCACGTATACGTACGTCTTCTGCAGTTACTACGATCTCACATTGGCCCTCAACGTGGCCCGGACCATGGAGAAGTACGCCCCCGAGGGCTGGATCCTCCAGACCGGAAACCCGGTCTTCGAGATCACCCAGCTCCTCACGCGCGAGACGCCGGTGAAGACCGTAGGGTTCTGCCACGGCCACGGCGGGGTCCACGAGGTGTGCGAGCAGCTGGGGCTGCCGTACGAGGAGGTGGACTGGCAGGTGGCGGGGGTGAACCACGGGATATGGCTCAACAGGCTGCGCCACCGGGGGGAGGATGCCTATCCTCTGTTGGATCGATGGATAGAGGAGAAGGGCCCCTCGTGGGAGTCGCGGAGCCCCTGGGACGTGCAGATGAGCCCTGCGGTGATGGACATGTACCGGTTCTACGGCATGCTCCCCATAGGGGACACCTGCCGGAACGGCTCCTGGAAGTACAACTACGACCTCGCCACCAAGAAACGCTGGTACGGGAGGTTCGGGGGCATAGACAACGAGGTGGAGCGGCCCAAGTTCCACGAGCAGCTGAGGGAGGGGAAGCGCAAGATGCTTGAGCTTGCGGCCGAGGTGGCCGCCGACCCCTCCATCCGGCTCACCGAGCGGTGGCCCCGCCTTTTCTCCAGGGAGAGGAGGAGCGGCGAACAGCAGATACCCTTCGTCCAGGCCCTCGAGTGCGGCACGCCCCAGCGGCTCGTGCTCAACATGCCCAACAGGGGTGTCATAGAGGGTATTCCGGACGATGTGGTGGTGGAACTACCTGCACGCGTGGATGGAGAAGGACTCCACCCCGAGAGGATCGAGCCCGACCTCACCCCGCGCATCAAGAAGATGTACCTCTGGCCGCGCATCCTCCGCATGGAGTGGGCCCTCGAGGCCTACCTCTCCCGGGACATCCGTGTCTTCGAGGAGATCCTGGTGAGGGATCCCCGCACCAGGTCGTTCGAACAGGTGCAGGCCGTTCTTCGTGACATCTGGGCGTTGCCCTTCCACGAAGAACTGAGACAAAACTTTCCCATGGGAGGTACGACATGA
- a CDS encoding protein-L-isoaspartate(D-aspartate) O-methyltransferase — protein sequence MEKDVLIRLLEREGIHDRRILDAIDKVPREEFVPPAQRQYAYENIPLEIGWGQTISQPYTVAFMIQLLELRPGLKVLEVGGGSGYNAAVMWEVMDRTGDLYSMEIHPEVYRMGKANLERTGYTEINFMLGDGSKGLPEEAPFDRIVVTAAAEETPSTLLSQLGEGGILVIPVHVGGGTSVMTRILREGGAFHTSTHGYFRFVPLVTR from the coding sequence ATGGAAAAAGATGTCCTCATCCGTCTCCTCGAGCGTGAAGGAATACACGACCGGAGGATCCTCGACGCCATCGACAAGGTCCCACGAGAGGAGTTCGTGCCCCCTGCGCAACGACAGTACGCCTACGAGAACATCCCCCTCGAGATAGGCTGGGGACAGACGATAAGTCAGCCCTACACCGTTGCCTTCATGATCCAGCTCCTCGAGCTTCGACCCGGACTCAAAGTCCTGGAGGTAGGGGGAGGCTCGGGCTACAACGCCGCTGTCATGTGGGAGGTGATGGACCGCACGGGAGACCTGTACTCGATGGAGATCCACCCCGAGGTGTACCGGATGGGAAAGGCCAACCTCGAACGGACGGGGTACACCGAGATCAACTTCATGCTCGGTGACGGCTCGAAGGGGCTCCCGGAAGAGGCGCCCTTCGACCGCATCGTCGTGACAGCCGCAGCCGAGGAGACGCCTTCCACCCTGCTCTCGCAGCTCGGAGAGGGGGGAATCCTCGTCATCCCTGTACACGTGGGCGGGGGCACGTCGGTCATGACCCGCATCCTCCGCGAGGGCGGCGCGTTCCACACATCCACCCACGGCTACTTCAGGTTCGTGCCGCTCGTGACGCGGTGA
- a CDS encoding TrmH family RNA methyltransferase produces MVHVDDRYRRALILYLSRWVTPRRFRRMQEVVKERTRYVTVALENIYHPHNANAVLRSAEAMGLQDVHIVEDAVPFTPSKGVSMGTARWLSLHRYRDPRMAVSRLREEGYRIIATTPHRTPTPVDEFDVTRGKCAFFFGGELPGLSDAVLEAADEYLTIPMYGFVESLNISVTAGIVLHNVVQRLRKTDIPWKLTSSEQEALLLSWLRRRIPHHKELEEVFWKDPSPYLEALASSDVLGDSTPEEASSS; encoded by the coding sequence ATGGTGCACGTCGATGACCGTTACAGGAGGGCACTCATCCTCTACCTCTCGCGGTGGGTGACGCCGAGGAGGTTCCGCAGGATGCAGGAGGTGGTGAAAGAGCGGACCCGATACGTAACCGTCGCCCTCGAAAACATCTACCATCCGCACAATGCCAATGCGGTCTTAAGGAGCGCAGAGGCCATGGGTCTACAGGATGTGCACATCGTGGAGGATGCCGTCCCCTTCACTCCGTCGAAAGGGGTGTCCATGGGCACCGCCCGGTGGCTCTCGCTCCATCGATACCGGGATCCTCGAATGGCGGTCAGCCGCCTCAGGGAGGAAGGCTACCGCATCATCGCCACCACCCCGCACCGCACCCCCACTCCCGTAGACGAGTTCGATGTCACACGGGGAAAGTGCGCGTTCTTCTTCGGAGGCGAGCTTCCGGGTCTCAGTGACGCCGTGCTCGAAGCGGCAGACGAATACCTCACCATCCCCATGTACGGGTTCGTGGAGAGCCTCAACATCTCGGTGACGGCAGGAATCGTGCTCCATAACGTGGTCCAGCGGCTCAGGAAGACCGATATCCCGTGGAAGCTCACGTCCTCCGAGCAGGAGGCCCTCCTCCTCTCGTGGTTGAGGAGACGGATCCCTCACCACAAGGAGCTCGAGGAAGTCTTCTGGAAAGACCCCTCCCCCTATCTGGAGGCACTCGCCTCTTCCGACGTCCTCGGGGACTCGACGCCGGAGGAAGCCTCGTCCTCCTGA
- a CDS encoding MFS transporter, with translation MRTQYLTPQERRKGRWAYLQGSLFNGLGFSFLGSTVISLLAISYGATNLELGYLSSVINVAGLALLFVPRLLEGLPMGKVWAVAWWIRGATGLGYWFLLLTSGRGAVLLILVLYTLFCVARIVGIAMQETVQKRVAPSHELGEFISSLNIRFQITGALSQVISFVAVTYLPFPHPYELLFLLSLGVVMNSLAAYYYWQVPSRDRIQRPPGTSGLWEAARYAFSREVRRRTSIRWVASIVFTLQGMIVPFLRKVLLFSQGTVFLYSLASFVVSALAGMLMIPFVDRMGARPLLILGTSGAAVCVLLFVFMPLSAPVWAFFLVGMAFQFFVGVVGLFVSKISIQMIPDGNTAGFSSFMTASTALTALGSGFLAGVLSDLSGTVPGTDGFDLVFLAMGAGLFTLVFLAAGLEEGGGMSVRDVLSILFSTRNLRVFLASHALVEEKDPQQKQVLLFRITQDPGPLADRTLRDLLLSPFSPEKKQILLALFEHPRPSLLPYILKEAADPDSYVREEALFALGAYPGEETRKLLEEVCRNDHLRPASVAAKSLARIGEKGLLPLVEYRLREQREFMDPVSLLNYVIAWILMGPREFDLFFQIPSGRSQGFLQTYHSLLADLLDGEPPLSLVYQRENRRKGAGLSLLLDEARHLDVFLKARKDLRTLWEEGRFADLGAWTSQVLAGVPTSRLTPVLGRLADLVKEAPVPEGRAEALALLYWCYTILSRVAFQEDEASSGVESPRTSEEASASR, from the coding sequence ATGAGGACGCAGTATCTCACCCCCCAGGAACGAAGGAAGGGGAGATGGGCCTACCTGCAGGGCTCCCTCTTCAACGGTCTCGGTTTCTCCTTCCTGGGGTCCACCGTCATCTCGTTGCTCGCCATCTCCTATGGCGCCACCAACCTGGAGCTCGGGTACCTCTCCTCCGTGATCAACGTGGCGGGGCTCGCGCTCCTCTTCGTCCCCCGTCTTCTCGAGGGACTTCCCATGGGGAAGGTGTGGGCGGTGGCGTGGTGGATTCGGGGGGCCACCGGTCTCGGGTACTGGTTCCTCCTCCTCACTTCCGGAAGGGGGGCGGTCCTCCTCATCCTCGTGCTCTATACCCTCTTCTGCGTCGCCCGGATAGTCGGGATCGCGATGCAGGAGACGGTCCAGAAGAGGGTGGCTCCGAGTCACGAGCTGGGTGAGTTCATCTCCTCCCTCAATATCCGTTTCCAGATCACCGGGGCCCTCTCACAGGTCATCAGTTTCGTGGCCGTCACCTACCTCCCGTTCCCGCACCCGTATGAGCTCCTCTTCCTCCTCAGCCTCGGGGTGGTGATGAACTCCCTCGCAGCGTACTACTACTGGCAGGTCCCCTCCCGGGATCGGATCCAGCGTCCTCCCGGTACCTCCGGGTTGTGGGAGGCCGCTCGCTACGCATTCAGCAGGGAGGTACGGAGGAGGACGAGTATCAGATGGGTGGCCTCCATCGTCTTCACCCTGCAGGGAATGATCGTTCCTTTCCTGAGGAAGGTCCTCCTCTTCTCGCAGGGTACGGTCTTCCTCTATTCCCTTGCCTCCTTCGTGGTTTCGGCCCTCGCGGGGATGCTGATGATCCCGTTCGTCGACAGGATGGGGGCTCGTCCCCTCCTCATCCTCGGTACGTCCGGGGCGGCGGTGTGTGTACTCCTCTTCGTGTTCATGCCGCTCTCGGCACCGGTGTGGGCGTTTTTCCTCGTCGGCATGGCGTTTCAGTTTTTCGTGGGCGTGGTGGGGCTTTTCGTGAGCAAGATCAGCATCCAGATGATCCCCGACGGGAACACCGCAGGATTCTCCTCGTTCATGACGGCCTCCACCGCGCTCACCGCCCTGGGCAGCGGCTTCCTCGCGGGAGTGCTTTCCGACCTCTCCGGGACCGTGCCCGGGACCGACGGGTTCGACCTCGTGTTCCTCGCCATGGGTGCGGGGCTTTTCACCCTCGTCTTCCTCGCGGCCGGACTCGAGGAGGGAGGAGGGATGAGCGTGCGGGACGTCCTTTCCATCCTCTTCTCCACCCGCAACCTCAGGGTATTCCTCGCGAGCCATGCCCTCGTGGAGGAGAAGGACCCCCAGCAGAAGCAGGTGCTCCTCTTCAGGATCACCCAGGATCCCGGCCCGCTTGCGGACAGGACCCTCAGGGACCTCCTCCTCTCTCCCTTCTCTCCCGAGAAGAAGCAGATCCTCCTCGCCCTCTTCGAGCATCCCCGGCCCTCGCTCTTGCCGTACATCCTCAAGGAAGCCGCCGACCCCGATTCCTACGTGAGGGAGGAGGCCCTCTTCGCCCTGGGGGCCTATCCGGGAGAGGAGACCCGAAAGCTCCTCGAGGAGGTCTGCAGGAACGATCACCTGCGGCCCGCCTCGGTCGCGGCCAAGTCGCTCGCCCGGATCGGGGAGAAGGGGCTCCTCCCCCTGGTGGAGTACCGTTTGAGGGAACAGCGTGAGTTCATGGACCCGGTGAGCCTCCTCAACTATGTCATCGCCTGGATCCTCATGGGGCCCCGAGAGTTCGATCTCTTCTTCCAGATCCCGTCGGGGCGGTCGCAGGGGTTTCTCCAGACGTACCACTCCCTCCTGGCCGACTTGTTGGACGGTGAACCCCCTCTGTCCCTTGTCTATCAGAGGGAGAACCGGAGGAAAGGGGCGGGACTTTCCCTGCTTCTGGACGAGGCGCGTCACCTCGATGTCTTCTTGAAGGCACGCAAGGATCTGCGCACCTTGTGGGAGGAGGGGAGGTTCGCCGATCTCGGTGCGTGGACGTCGCAGGTGCTCGCGGGGGTGCCTACCTCCCGGCTTACCCCGGTGCTCGGGAGACTCGCAGACCTCGTGAAGGAGGCACCCGTCCCCGAAGGACGGGCCGAGGCCCTCGCCCTGCTCTACTGGTGCTACACGATCCTCTCCCGGGTCGCGTTTCAGGAGGACGAGGCTTCCTCCGGCGTCGAGTCCCCGAGGACGTCGGAAGAGGCGAGTGCCTCCAGATAG
- a CDS encoding DUF1820 family protein, giving the protein MSIYRVHIQWKDKELVIEARSLDLTHPYFVSIKDILLPEESSLIINPQADEVRKLIGDAHHLMFPFQKVTLIEELDEKKTRGPKIKAFPVTGEGVDEEDGGPGEGPKDG; this is encoded by the coding sequence GTGTCGATCTACAGGGTGCACATCCAGTGGAAGGACAAGGAGCTGGTGATAGAGGCCAGGAGTCTCGACCTCACCCACCCCTACTTCGTCTCGATCAAGGACATCCTCCTTCCCGAAGAGAGTTCCCTCATCATCAACCCTCAGGCCGACGAGGTGCGTAAACTCATCGGTGACGCCCACCACCTCATGTTCCCTTTCCAGAAGGTGACCCTCATCGAGGAACTCGACGAGAAGAAGACCCGCGGGCCTAAGATCAAGGCCTTCCCGGTCACGGGCGAGGGTGTGGACGAGGAGGACGGAGGACCGGGTGAAGGTCCCAAGGACGGCTGA
- a CDS encoding zinc metalloprotease HtpX, producing MPRDMVAREKMLLFFKSAGLLALLAVLLYLSARTILGLSGLGLFLIGGLIYLMVRLSGDAYFIPANARPLSRWEAPEVYRLLDLLSERAGIPQVPQLYLVPSPLMNALTTGPAERPVIVVTDTLLSSLPPRELAGVLAHEIAHIRNGDLTLFRMVEIVRQFTEMVSQAGWVLLVFFFFPFLLFARQVQPLSFFLFMVASPILSLLLALALQRTREFQADLTAAELTGDPQGLAMALYRITSPRYDILGALFPFGRSLRRLEREHSLFLSHPPTEERIRRLLSLRA from the coding sequence ATGCCCAGGGACATGGTCGCAAGAGAAAAGATGCTCCTCTTTTTCAAGAGTGCAGGTCTCCTCGCCCTCCTCGCCGTCCTCCTCTACCTCTCGGCCCGCACCATCTTGGGGCTCTCCGGACTCGGACTCTTCCTCATCGGAGGGCTCATCTACCTCATGGTACGCCTGTCGGGAGACGCCTACTTCATCCCGGCGAATGCGCGGCCGCTCTCCCGCTGGGAGGCCCCCGAGGTCTATCGCCTCCTCGACCTCCTCTCCGAACGGGCGGGCATCCCCCAGGTCCCTCAGCTCTACCTCGTCCCTTCGCCTCTCATGAACGCCCTCACCACAGGCCCTGCGGAGCGGCCCGTCATCGTAGTCACCGACACCCTGCTCTCTTCACTTCCCCCACGCGAACTCGCCGGCGTACTCGCGCACGAGATCGCGCACATCCGCAACGGAGACCTCACCCTCTTCAGGATGGTCGAGATCGTTCGACAGTTCACCGAGATGGTCTCCCAGGCCGGATGGGTCCTCCTCGTCTTCTTCTTCTTCCCCTTCCTCCTCTTCGCCCGTCAGGTGCAACCCTTGAGTTTCTTCCTCTTCATGGTGGCCTCGCCCATCCTGAGCCTGCTCCTCGCCCTCGCGCTCCAGCGCACCCGCGAGTTCCAGGCCGACCTCACCGCCGCGGAGCTCACCGGAGACCCCCAGGGGCTTGCGATGGCCCTCTACCGCATCACGAGCCCTCGCTACGACATCCTTGGGGCCCTCTTCCCCTTCGGCCGCAGTCTCAGACGACTCGAGCGGGAGCACTCGCTCTTCCTCTCACACCCGCCCACCGAGGAGCGGATCAGGAGGCTCCTCTCGTTGCGTGCGTGA
- a CDS encoding cupin domain-containing protein: protein MEIEVKRLTEEEIERRGIRSWPVWTCGVERFPWTYEKDEECLILEGRVIVETSDGKKVEIKAGDFVKFPRGLSCVWDVTHPIRKHYSLG from the coding sequence ATGGAGATAGAGGTGAAGAGGCTCACAGAAGAGGAGATAGAACGGCGGGGGATCCGCTCGTGGCCTGTGTGGACCTGCGGGGTGGAGCGGTTCCCCTGGACGTACGAGAAGGACGAGGAGTGCCTCATCCTCGAAGGCCGGGTCATTGTGGAGACGTCCGATGGGAAGAAGGTGGAGATCAAGGCGGGCGACTTCGTGAAGTTTCCCAGAGGGCTCTCATGCGTGTGGGACGTAACGCATCCCATCAGGAAGCACTACTCCCTTGGATGA
- a CDS encoding glutamine--tRNA ligase/YqeY domain fusion protein produces MSREPGRETIPDNFIDDIIRKDLETGWCATVRTRFPPEPNGYLHIGHAKSIVLNFSLAEKYGGTCNLRFDDTNPEKETEEYVRAIMEDVRWLGFDWGDRLYFASDYFDRMYELAVRLIKVGKAYVDHSTPEEISRMRGVPTEPGIPSPYRDRSVEENLELFEKMRRGEFEEGECVLRAKIDMSSPNMHLRDPVMYRIKKVSHYRQGDRWCIYPTYDWAHGLEDAFEGITHSICTLEFEVHRPLYDWFLDQLPDIPHPKQIEFARLNLTHTVMSKRLLTQLVQEGYVDGWDDPRLPTIAGLRRRGFTPSSIRTFCYRIGVSKVESVVDMAFLEAVIREELNKTAPRRMAVLEPVKLVITNYPEDEVEWLEAENNPEDPSAGTRLVPFCRELYIEREDFMEDPPPKYYRLAPGREVRLKHAYIVKCEEVVKDEQGNIVEIRCTYDPETRSGGRRSDRKVKATLHWVSARHGFRAQVRLYDRLFTKEDPTDVEEGKTFLDYINPDSLVILEDAVLEPSLEDAKAGEHYQFLRKGYFCLDSRYSAPGHLVFNRTVTLKDEWERIKRRMEQEKR; encoded by the coding sequence ATGTCGCGAGAACCCGGACGAGAGACCATCCCCGACAACTTCATAGACGACATCATCCGAAAGGACCTGGAGACCGGGTGGTGTGCCACGGTCCGTACTCGCTTCCCCCCCGAGCCGAACGGCTATCTCCACATAGGCCATGCGAAGTCCATCGTCCTCAACTTCTCCCTCGCCGAGAAGTACGGGGGCACCTGCAACCTCAGGTTCGACGACACCAATCCCGAGAAGGAGACCGAGGAGTACGTGCGGGCCATCATGGAGGACGTCCGTTGGCTCGGCTTCGACTGGGGGGACAGGCTCTACTTCGCCTCCGACTACTTCGACCGCATGTACGAGCTCGCGGTCCGGCTCATCAAAGTGGGCAAGGCCTACGTGGATCATTCGACCCCTGAGGAGATAAGCAGGATGCGAGGGGTGCCCACCGAACCTGGTATCCCGAGCCCGTATCGCGACCGGAGCGTGGAGGAGAACCTCGAGCTCTTCGAGAAGATGCGCAGGGGCGAGTTCGAGGAGGGGGAATGCGTCCTGCGGGCCAAGATCGACATGTCCTCTCCCAACATGCACCTTCGTGACCCTGTGATGTACCGTATCAAGAAGGTCTCCCACTACCGTCAGGGCGACAGATGGTGCATCTATCCCACCTACGACTGGGCGCACGGGCTCGAGGACGCCTTCGAGGGCATCACTCACTCCATCTGTACCCTCGAGTTCGAGGTGCACAGGCCGCTCTACGACTGGTTCCTCGACCAGCTCCCGGACATCCCGCATCCCAAACAGATAGAGTTCGCCCGTCTCAACCTCACCCACACCGTGATGAGCAAACGCCTCCTCACCCAGCTCGTGCAGGAAGGCTACGTCGACGGGTGGGACGATCCCCGCCTCCCCACCATCGCGGGCTTGAGGCGTCGAGGGTTCACCCCTTCGAGCATCCGCACCTTCTGCTACCGCATAGGGGTGTCGAAGGTCGAAAGCGTGGTGGACATGGCCTTCCTCGAGGCCGTGATCCGAGAGGAGCTCAACAAGACCGCGCCCCGACGCATGGCCGTGCTCGAGCCGGTGAAGCTGGTGATCACCAACTATCCGGAAGACGAGGTGGAATGGCTCGAGGCCGAGAACAACCCCGAGGATCCTTCCGCCGGTACCAGACTCGTTCCCTTCTGTCGTGAGCTCTACATCGAGCGCGAGGACTTCATGGAGGATCCGCCACCGAAATACTACCGCCTCGCCCCCGGGAGGGAGGTGCGGCTCAAGCACGCCTACATCGTGAAGTGCGAGGAGGTGGTGAAGGACGAGCAGGGCAACATCGTAGAGATACGCTGTACGTATGATCCCGAGACCAGGAGCGGAGGACGGAGAAGCGACCGGAAGGTGAAAGCCACCCTCCACTGGGTCTCGGCTCGCCATGGGTTCAGGGCCCAGGTCCGCCTCTACGACAGGCTCTTCACCAAAGAGGACCCCACCGATGTGGAGGAGGGGAAGACCTTCCTGGACTACATCAACCCCGATTCCCTCGTGATACTGGAAGATGCGGTGCTCGAGCCCTCACTCGAAGACGCGAAGGCGGGAGAACACTACCAGTTTCTCAGGAAGGGGTACTTCTGTCTCGACTCCAGGTACTCCGCTCCCGGGCATCTCGTCTTCAACCGCACCGTCACCCTCAAGGACGAGTGGGAGCGCATCAAGCGACGCATGGAGCAGGAGAAGCGCTGA
- a CDS encoding SDR family oxidoreductase yields the protein MSEIGGARTLITGAASGFGRLFAVRVAREGGHLVLLDRDAAGLEEAAASCRGYGVRVFPYVVDLSSRDEIFRTAERIKAEAGAVDILVNNAGVVTGTSFREAPVEKIEATFAVNTLAHFWLVKAFLEEMIARNRGHIVTISSAAGIIGVRRLADYCASKFAVFGFTEALRMEFKKEGLRIKTTIVAPYYAKTGMFEGVKTRVPWMLPLLEPEYVVARIFKAIKKNRPLVVLPPVVRSVWFFRLLGVRVLDAMADVLGVHTSMDTFVGRRTS from the coding sequence ATGTCAGAGATAGGGGGAGCGCGTACGCTCATCACGGGGGCGGCCTCCGGGTTCGGACGTCTCTTCGCAGTGAGGGTGGCGAGAGAAGGCGGACACCTGGTGCTCCTGGACAGGGACGCGGCGGGGCTCGAGGAGGCTGCGGCTTCGTGCAGGGGGTACGGGGTGAGGGTCTTTCCCTACGTGGTGGATCTCTCCTCTCGGGATGAGATCTTCCGTACGGCCGAGCGTATCAAGGCCGAGGCCGGGGCGGTGGACATCCTGGTGAACAACGCAGGGGTCGTGACGGGCACCTCGTTCCGGGAGGCGCCGGTGGAGAAGATCGAGGCCACGTTCGCGGTGAACACCCTGGCGCACTTCTGGCTGGTGAAGGCCTTTCTGGAGGAGATGATCGCCCGGAACCGGGGGCACATCGTGACGATCTCCTCTGCTGCGGGTATCATCGGGGTGCGGAGGCTCGCCGACTACTGCGCCTCGAAGTTCGCGGTGTTCGGATTCACCGAGGCCCTCCGTATGGAGTTCAAGAAGGAGGGGCTTCGCATCAAGACCACGATCGTGGCGCCCTACTATGCGAAGACCGGGATGTTCGAGGGCGTGAAGACCCGTGTCCCGTGGATGCTTCCCCTCCTCGAGCCCGAGTACGTGGTGGCACGGATCTTCAAGGCCATCAAGAAGAACAGGCCCCTCGTGGTACTGCCTCCGGTGGTGCGGAGTGTGTGGTTCTTCAGGCTCCTCGGGGTGCGGGTGCTCGATGCGATGGCCGATGTGCTCGGGGTGCATACCAGCATGGATACGTTCGTGGGAAGGAGGACCTCGTGA